Proteins from one candidate division KSB1 bacterium genomic window:
- a CDS encoding ATP-binding protein, producing MINTDYESYHSSVYYRFILDREFRVMSATRFPFPATDTYLLIRKGEFVFKRLNLLSESELDQFQSDACSGSGLIKARQCWREQQIEWALCMQPVVNAEDQAFTLVCFGLQVPVSLMRQRRLFNQMHMLKQLAFPITHRMNNPMGSILNQIGRLLSEDWETLNKDDVLQELQRMQEQIYTMSTITNALALLNRPRNASFKMVSINKIINVSLNLTRFADPTNNIDYQIELDDDLPYIRADSVSLEQCFVHLLRNAKEALPRGGQVRLSNGIKSDNPDFIHISIRDSGDGISPRQLARIFDPFYTTKEGDHPGLGLCVAYGIVTDHGGYLEIETDKQGTNVSIWLPNEPLN from the coding sequence ATGATCAATACTGACTATGAATCCTATCATTCGTCTGTTTATTACCGGTTTATTCTGGATCGGGAATTCCGGGTCATGTCTGCGACTCGATTTCCGTTTCCGGCAACCGATACCTATCTTTTGATCCGCAAGGGAGAATTTGTGTTCAAGCGGTTGAATCTGCTCTCTGAATCCGAGCTGGACCAATTCCAGAGTGATGCCTGTTCCGGGTCGGGACTGATCAAGGCTCGTCAGTGCTGGCGTGAACAGCAAATTGAATGGGCCTTGTGTATGCAGCCGGTGGTCAATGCCGAAGACCAGGCTTTTACACTGGTATGTTTCGGTCTGCAGGTTCCGGTTTCACTGATGCGTCAGCGTCGGCTGTTCAATCAGATGCATATGCTCAAGCAATTGGCGTTCCCCATTACGCACCGCATGAACAACCCGATGGGATCCATACTCAATCAAATCGGACGCCTGTTGTCCGAGGACTGGGAGACCCTGAACAAGGATGATGTGCTGCAGGAACTCCAGCGTATGCAGGAACAGATTTACACCATGTCCACCATCACCAATGCACTGGCGCTGTTAAATCGTCCGCGCAACGCGTCTTTTAAAATGGTGAGCATTAACAAAATCATCAATGTGTCTTTGAATCTGACGCGGTTCGCCGACCCCACAAACAATATTGATTACCAGATTGAGCTGGATGATGACCTGCCGTATATTCGTGCGGACAGCGTGTCTCTGGAACAGTGCTTTGTTCATTTGCTGCGCAATGCCAAAGAGGCGCTCCCTCGCGGTGGTCAGGTCCGGCTCAGCAACGGAATAAAATCGGATAATCCTGATTTTATACATATTTCCATACGTGACAGTGGTGACGGCATTTCACCGCGTCAGTTGGCTCGAATATTCGATCCCTTTTATACAACAAAAGAGGGAGACCATCCGGGCCTCGGGCTTTGTGTGGCGTATGGGATTGTCACGGATCATGGCGGATATTTAGAAATCGAAACAGATAAACAGGGAACCAATGTGAGCATTTGGCTGCCGAACGAACCCTTAAACTAG
- a CDS encoding sigma-54 dependent transcriptional regulator yields the protein MTQEKADNTLLIIDDDEQVLKSIESLLDGTGYNILRATGSKEGVEMIMKKKPPVVLTDLKMEQRHSGIQVLEEAKRRDPDVVVILYTAHGDISVTRDAFKKGAFDFIQKVQTHQDIIIPIERAFKFAHIKRENNYLKSKLDFEQDTGFHGAVGRSPVMLELFNQVKRVAQTNANVLVTGETGTGKEIIARGIHHYSQRKNAPFVPVVVSTLPDNLLEGELFGHVKGAFTGAVSDKPGLFEAANKGTIFLDEIGEVPIDMQPKLLRVLQERRVRRLGSLKERDLDVRIISATNADPDDLVKEGKLREDLFFRLNVVRIALPPLRERREDISVLAYHFLKIYQDIGLVKVEKISNEALMLMEEYDWPGNVRQLQNAIESAIAVATKEEILPENLPDPLRPKSNRVMIDTNESTDFKSAKAKVRAGL from the coding sequence ATGACTCAAGAAAAAGCTGACAATACGTTGTTAATCATTGATGATGATGAACAGGTGCTGAAATCAATCGAAAGTCTGCTGGACGGTACCGGATATAATATCCTGCGAGCTACCGGATCCAAAGAAGGGGTTGAAATGATTATGAAGAAAAAGCCCCCGGTGGTGTTGACCGATCTGAAAATGGAACAGCGGCATTCCGGAATTCAGGTGCTGGAAGAAGCCAAGCGCCGGGATCCGGATGTGGTGGTGATTTTATACACGGCGCACGGTGACATTTCAGTGACCCGGGATGCGTTTAAAAAAGGTGCGTTTGATTTCATCCAAAAAGTGCAGACGCATCAGGATATCATTATCCCGATTGAGCGCGCCTTTAAATTTGCACATATAAAGCGCGAGAACAATTATTTGAAAAGCAAACTCGATTTTGAACAGGATACCGGATTTCACGGCGCGGTGGGGCGCAGTCCGGTAATGCTCGAGTTGTTCAACCAGGTCAAACGGGTGGCGCAGACCAATGCCAATGTTCTGGTTACCGGCGAGACCGGCACCGGCAAGGAAATCATTGCACGCGGCATTCATCATTACAGTCAGCGCAAGAACGCGCCGTTTGTTCCCGTTGTGGTCAGCACATTGCCGGATAATCTGTTGGAAGGCGAGCTGTTCGGTCACGTCAAGGGCGCGTTCACCGGTGCGGTCAGTGACAAACCGGGACTGTTTGAAGCCGCCAACAAGGGCACGATTTTTCTGGACGAAATCGGTGAAGTCCCCATTGATATGCAGCCGAAACTGCTGCGCGTGCTGCAGGAACGGCGGGTGCGGCGTCTGGGCAGTCTGAAAGAGCGCGATCTGGATGTGCGTATTATCAGCGCGACGAATGCAGATCCCGATGACCTGGTCAAGGAAGGCAAACTGCGCGAGGATTTGTTTTTCCGGCTGAACGTAGTACGTATCGCGCTGCCGCCGCTGCGCGAACGACGTGAAGATATTTCCGTGTTGGCCTATCATTTTCTAAAAATATATCAGGATATCGGGCTGGTCAAAGTGGAAAAAATTTCCAATGAAGCGCTGATGCTGATGGAAGAATACGACTGGCCCGGTAATGTGCGCCAATTGCAGAATGCGATAGAAAGCGCCATTGCCGTCGCAACCAAAGAAGAAATCCTGCCTGAAAATCTGCCTGATCCGCTGCGGCCGAAATCCAACCGGGTGATGATTGATACCAATGAGAGCACGGATTTCAAATCCGCCAAAGCCAAAGTTCGTGCAGGCCTTTGA
- a CDS encoding L-ribulose-5-phosphate 4-epimerase, with amino-acid sequence MSNYYDLKHNVYQCNMELPRQDMVIYTFGNVSAIDRNEGVIAIKPSGISYDTLSPNDIVVLDVDGNVVEGNLRPSSDTKTHLVLYKHFPEIGGVVHTHSTFAVSWAQAAKPVPVLGTTHADHLHMDVPCTDFMSPDMIKGDYEVETGNQIIKRFESISYKEVEMVLVAGHGPFTWGDTPEKAVYNSVVLEQLSQMALYTRMINPDVPQLDKTLVQKHYQRKHGPNAYYGQT; translated from the coding sequence ATGAGCAACTATTATGATTTAAAACATAACGTCTATCAATGTAATATGGAACTGCCGCGCCAGGATATGGTGATTTATACATTCGGCAATGTCAGCGCGATCGACCGGAACGAGGGGGTGATCGCCATCAAGCCCAGTGGGATCAGTTATGATACACTGAGTCCCAATGATATTGTTGTGTTGGATGTTGACGGCAATGTGGTTGAAGGCAATCTGCGCCCGTCTTCAGACACCAAAACCCACCTTGTATTATACAAACATTTTCCGGAAATTGGCGGAGTGGTGCATACGCATTCGACATTTGCGGTGTCCTGGGCTCAGGCGGCAAAACCTGTTCCTGTTCTGGGTACCACACATGCGGATCATCTGCATATGGATGTACCGTGCACTGATTTTATGTCTCCTGACATGATCAAAGGGGATTATGAGGTGGAGACCGGCAATCAAATCATTAAACGCTTCGAGTCTATTTCTTATAAAGAGGTTGAAATGGTGCTGGTGGCCGGACACGGTCCTTTTACCTGGGGAGATACACCTGAAAAGGCGGTTTACAACAGTGTTGTTCTTGAGCAGTTGTCTCAAATGGCGCTTTATACACGCATGATCAATCCTGATGTACCGCAGCTGGACAAAACGCTTGTTCAAAAACACTATCAGAGGAAACACGGCCCGAATGCGTATTACGGACAAACGTGA
- a CDS encoding aldose epimerase family protein, with amino-acid sequence MKFFRPVLLKLALLMLVAVSCTQQSADTFSVTQEPFGTLPDGREVVKYTLSNYQGMSVSIINYGAIVTHLRVPDNNGEPGDVVLGYDSLQGYLDKPSYFGATIGRYGNRIDEGRFTLDGKTYELATNNGPNHLHGGNTGFDKVLWTAKPVKENDKVSLVLNYVSEDGEEGYPGTLKVETRYTLFPDNTLELEYKAVTDKKTICNLTNHSYFNLKDAGASPILGHELYVNADHFTPVDSTLIPTGEIRPVEGTPFDFTDRTAIGSRINADNTQLEYGNGYDHNFVLNADPGEMKLAARLIEPETGRVLEVHTQEPGLQFYSGNFLDGSVTGKNATIYEFRHALCLETQHFPDSPNQPAFPSTVLTPDDPYHTVTKWVFRVMN; translated from the coding sequence ATGAAATTCTTTCGTCCCGTATTGCTCAAGTTGGCGCTGCTGATGCTGGTGGCTGTAAGCTGCACACAGCAGTCTGCTGACACCTTTTCTGTCACACAAGAGCCTTTTGGAACTCTGCCCGATGGCCGCGAGGTGGTAAAATATACATTGTCAAATTATCAGGGCATGAGTGTGTCGATTATTAATTATGGTGCGATTGTCACACATCTGAGGGTACCTGATAACAACGGAGAACCGGGTGATGTGGTGCTGGGTTATGATTCGCTGCAGGGTTATCTGGACAAGCCTTCCTATTTTGGTGCGACCATTGGGCGCTACGGAAACCGCATTGACGAGGGCAGGTTTACCCTTGACGGTAAAACCTATGAATTGGCAACCAACAATGGACCCAATCATCTGCATGGCGGCAATACCGGATTTGACAAAGTCCTCTGGACTGCCAAACCGGTTAAAGAAAACGACAAGGTGAGTCTTGTGCTGAATTATGTCAGTGAGGACGGAGAAGAAGGCTATCCCGGCACTTTAAAGGTAGAAACCCGGTACACACTGTTTCCCGACAATACCCTCGAACTGGAATACAAGGCCGTAACCGATAAAAAGACAATCTGTAACCTTACGAACCATTCCTATTTCAATCTCAAAGACGCCGGAGCCAGCCCGATTCTTGGTCATGAATTGTATGTCAATGCCGATCATTTTACACCGGTGGATTCGACATTGATCCCTACCGGCGAAATACGCCCGGTTGAAGGTACGCCATTTGACTTTACCGATCGCACTGCCATCGGTTCGCGTATCAATGCGGATAATACACAGCTTGAATACGGCAACGGCTATGATCATAATTTTGTACTGAACGCCGACCCCGGCGAGATGAAACTGGCAGCACGATTGATCGAGCCGGAAACCGGACGGGTGCTGGAAGTCCATACCCAGGAACCCGGACTGCAGTTTTATTCCGGGAATTTTCTTGATGGTTCGGTGACCGGTAAAAACGCCACGATTTATGAATTTCGTCATGCGCTGTGTCTGGAAACCCAGCATTTTCCGGACTCACCCAATCAACCGGCTTTTCCGTCTACCGTTTTGACACCGGATGACCCCTATCATACGGTGACGAAATGGGTGTTCCGTGTGATGAATTAG
- a CDS encoding HAMP domain-containing sensor histidine kinase, with the protein MKNVSCHRIQRMNSGNRNEVILLESRPEKEMHKESAPREHNLQLLSSFAAQLAHDIGNPLTGLMGYVNLMRNDLNQATTQQDILGFQEKVDNIQHEINRIRKILEGVRLIKVHDTDQVEEHNLRQILERSIAIAEFKRPHKSVHISTRFSEDLPSVYLCELNIENAFTELLKYALEFAGQTGGVHVNIRYTSEQSEFEFCIQIKASPDADLKAMTASFNQQKSFKKKVNMGLLQAFASIYNHGGRLSMRNREGEADIVVKLPRVPSKA; encoded by the coding sequence ATGAAAAACGTATCCTGTCATCGCATTCAAAGGATGAACAGCGGCAATCGCAATGAAGTAATCCTGCTGGAGTCCAGGCCGGAGAAAGAAATGCATAAAGAAAGCGCTCCCCGGGAGCATAATTTGCAGTTGTTGAGCAGTTTTGCCGCGCAGTTGGCGCATGATATCGGCAATCCACTGACCGGATTAATGGGCTATGTGAACCTGATGCGCAATGATTTGAATCAGGCCACAACACAGCAGGATATATTGGGATTTCAGGAAAAAGTGGACAATATACAGCATGAAATCAATCGCATTCGGAAAATACTTGAAGGTGTGCGACTGATCAAAGTGCATGATACCGATCAGGTGGAAGAGCACAATCTTCGGCAAATACTGGAGCGCTCGATAGCGATTGCGGAATTTAAACGGCCGCATAAATCCGTGCATATCAGCACACGGTTTTCAGAGGATCTGCCTTCGGTTTATTTGTGCGAATTGAATATAGAGAATGCGTTTACCGAACTGCTGAAATATGCGCTGGAATTTGCGGGACAGACCGGCGGTGTGCATGTGAATATACGCTACACGTCGGAGCAGTCCGAGTTTGAATTCTGTATTCAGATCAAGGCCAGTCCGGACGCGGATTTAAAAGCCATGACCGCTTCATTCAATCAGCAGAAATCGTTCAAGAAAAAGGTCAATATGGGATTGCTGCAGGCCTTTGCCTCTATTTACAATCACGGCGGCAGATTAAGCATGCGAAATCGGGAAGGTGAAGCGGATATCGTGGTCAAGCTGCCGCGAGTTCCTTCAAAAGCGTAA
- a CDS encoding LacI family DNA-binding transcriptional regulator: protein MSRPTIKQIAEMAKVSIATVDRVLHKRGKVKPETRQKIERIIKELDYQPNIFARNLVVGPSLKLAVLMPRPEQDGGYWKLPARGVEQASNNLKPFQVKVERFEYDKFSAESFIKVSNKVLENQYNGLLIAPIQIKAAKDFIETLPKKVPHVYFDSEIPNTRCLSTIHQNSFYGGRVAAKLFDWVIQDPSTIAMVRVLPATYHINERIRGFCDYFKSREDLNLIEVDVPENSKKIQVHEIYESILSKNRNLKGVFVTGSHTYEMADCISTVPVNRKIFLIGFDLVPANIEFMRSNVIDFLISQSPELQGFTGIYLLYRYLFFKEKVDKEITLPIEIITKENLDFYLNRQGLSPDYQSSPIV, encoded by the coding sequence ATGTCAAGACCAACCATCAAACAGATCGCCGAAATGGCCAAAGTTTCGATAGCGACCGTTGATCGTGTGCTGCACAAACGCGGCAAAGTCAAACCTGAAACCCGGCAAAAAATTGAACGAATCATTAAAGAATTGGATTATCAGCCGAATATTTTTGCCAGAAATTTGGTCGTGGGTCCTTCACTCAAGCTTGCGGTTCTTATGCCGAGGCCGGAACAGGACGGTGGTTACTGGAAACTGCCGGCCCGAGGTGTTGAGCAGGCGAGCAATAACCTCAAACCGTTCCAGGTCAAAGTCGAACGCTTCGAATATGACAAATTTTCGGCTGAATCCTTTATTAAAGTCTCCAATAAAGTGCTTGAGAACCAGTATAACGGTCTGTTGATCGCGCCGATTCAAATAAAGGCGGCAAAAGATTTTATCGAAACCCTGCCCAAAAAAGTACCGCATGTTTATTTTGATTCCGAGATTCCAAACACACGCTGTCTTTCCACCATTCATCAGAACTCATTTTATGGGGGACGCGTTGCGGCAAAGCTGTTTGATTGGGTCATCCAGGATCCCTCGACCATTGCTATGGTGAGGGTTTTGCCGGCGACCTATCACATTAATGAACGTATACGCGGATTTTGCGATTATTTCAAATCCCGTGAAGATTTGAACCTTATTGAGGTGGACGTGCCGGAAAACAGTAAAAAAATTCAAGTACATGAGATTTATGAATCGATTTTAAGCAAAAATAGAAACCTCAAAGGTGTGTTTGTGACCGGGTCGCACACCTATGAAATGGCGGACTGTATCTCGACAGTGCCCGTCAATAGAAAAATCTTTTTAATCGGTTTTGATCTGGTGCCTGCAAATATAGAATTTATGCGCAGCAATGTCATCGACTTTTTGATTTCTCAGAGTCCGGAGTTGCAGGGATTCACCGGTATTTATCTGTTGTATCGGTACTTGTTCTTTAAGGAAAAAGTGGACAAGGAAATAACATTACCGATTGAAATTATTACCAAGGAGAATCTTGATTTTTATTTAAATCGCCAAGGGCTTTCGCCGGATTATCAATCCTCGCCGATTGTCTGA
- a CDS encoding helix-turn-helix domain-containing protein has product MQAFERQYLEKLLEQHHNNISKVADAADLNRKTIYRMIDQLGLDYRKGNSDA; this is encoded by the coding sequence GTGCAGGCCTTTGAACGCCAGTATCTGGAAAAACTGCTGGAACAGCACCATAACAATATTTCCAAAGTCGCGGATGCCGCGGATCTGAACCGTAAAACCATCTATCGTATGATCGATCAGCTGGGCCTGGACTACCGCAAAGGCAATTCCGACGCGTAA